Proteins from one Entomospira culicis genomic window:
- a CDS encoding sigma-70 family RNA polymerase sigma factor has translation MEKAKKNHYFNDEDENALSLYLREINTIELLSREEEDSLARRARAGDEDAKNRLLQANLRFVVNVAKKFQNQGLPLADLISEGNIGMIHAIERFNPDQGFHFISYAVWWIRQAIMKALGEKSRSIRLPQNRANELVQIEKARKIFLATNNKEPTAENIADLVGLEPALIQSLLNTSRGVASLDSPASSETESNSTLGEFITDSRYTSPESELEQSELHQQINKLLATLPAKEAKVLEMRFGLNNHRAQSLKEVGEYFNLTKERIRQIEKKALQRLAKPANKADLAIFVA, from the coding sequence ATGGAAAAAGCTAAAAAAAATCACTACTTCAACGATGAAGACGAAAATGCCTTGTCTCTCTATCTTAGAGAAATCAACACGATTGAGTTGCTATCTCGTGAAGAGGAAGATTCCCTCGCGAGAAGAGCGCGCGCCGGCGATGAAGATGCGAAAAATCGCCTGCTTCAAGCCAACTTGCGCTTTGTCGTAAATGTTGCGAAAAAATTCCAAAACCAAGGCTTGCCTCTTGCCGATCTTATCAGTGAGGGTAATATCGGCATGATTCACGCCATCGAGCGCTTCAACCCAGACCAAGGTTTTCACTTTATCTCTTACGCCGTCTGGTGGATTCGTCAGGCCATCATGAAAGCCTTAGGGGAGAAGTCTCGCTCCATTCGTCTACCCCAAAATCGCGCCAATGAGTTGGTTCAAATCGAAAAAGCGCGCAAAATTTTCCTAGCTACCAACAACAAAGAACCCACCGCCGAAAATATCGCCGATCTTGTTGGGCTAGAGCCTGCACTCATCCAATCTCTCCTCAACACTTCTCGTGGCGTAGCCAGTTTAGACTCACCGGCCAGTAGCGAAACGGAAAGCAACTCTACCCTCGGCGAATTCATCACTGATAGTCGCTACACCAGCCCAGAAAGCGAATTAGAACAAAGTGAGTTGCACCAACAGATTAACAAACTCCTTGCCACCCTTCCAGCCAAGGAAGCGAAGGTTTTGGAGATGCGTTTCGGCTTAAATAATCATCGCGCGCAGAGCCTTAAAGAGGTTGGTGAATACTTCAACTTAACCAAAGAGCGCATTCGCCAAATCGAGAAAAAAGCACTCCAGCGCCTTGCCAAGCCCGCCAACAAAGCTGACCTAGCTATCTTTGTTGCATAA
- the dnaJ gene encoding molecular chaperone DnaJ → MAKRDYYEVLETPKSASAEEIKKAYRKLAIKYHPDRNPDNAEAEAKFKEATEAYEVLSDSQKREAYDRYGFDAVNNAGGGFDPNAFRGDFGDIFSSFFGGGSSSRRGNPAQGRDLRYDLTINLADVVSGSKQNIVINNQIFCDACSGSGAKAGSSKKTCHTCHGTGQVVRSAGFFSIPSTCATCNGSGQIIEQPCAKCSGKGVKANREEIALTIPSGIEDGQRLRVSGRGDAVSGSSQRGDLYVYIRVRPHEHFERDGADLWCVIPISPVQLMLGDEIIIHTITGSRVKLKIKAGSQHGDDLRIRDQGLPMLNSSKKGDLYVKLQVSIPEKISGKAKDLLKELERELKVEKEPRPVRLKDLK, encoded by the coding sequence ATGGCAAAACGTGACTATTATGAAGTATTAGAGACGCCTAAGAGTGCAAGCGCCGAAGAGATTAAGAAAGCCTATCGTAAATTGGCGATAAAGTATCACCCCGATCGTAATCCCGATAATGCTGAGGCAGAAGCTAAATTCAAAGAAGCAACCGAGGCTTATGAGGTTCTCTCTGATAGCCAAAAGCGTGAAGCTTATGATCGTTACGGTTTTGATGCGGTCAATAATGCAGGCGGTGGGTTTGACCCTAATGCCTTTCGTGGCGACTTTGGTGATATTTTTAGTTCATTTTTTGGTGGAGGATCTTCTTCTCGTCGTGGTAATCCGGCGCAGGGTAGAGATTTACGCTATGACTTAACGATAAATCTCGCTGATGTGGTGAGTGGCAGTAAGCAAAATATCGTTATCAATAATCAGATTTTTTGCGACGCATGTTCTGGTTCGGGTGCTAAGGCTGGATCATCGAAAAAGACCTGTCATACCTGTCATGGTACGGGGCAGGTGGTGCGTTCGGCGGGGTTTTTCAGTATTCCTAGCACCTGTGCTACCTGTAACGGTAGTGGTCAGATTATTGAACAACCTTGTGCGAAGTGTAGTGGCAAGGGAGTTAAGGCTAACCGTGAGGAGATTGCGCTTACCATTCCTTCGGGGATTGAAGATGGGCAACGCTTGCGCGTGTCCGGACGTGGCGATGCGGTAAGTGGTAGTAGCCAGCGTGGCGATTTGTATGTCTATATTCGGGTGCGCCCCCATGAGCATTTTGAGCGCGATGGGGCTGATTTGTGGTGTGTTATTCCGATTTCTCCTGTGCAGTTGATGCTGGGTGATGAGATTATTATCCATACAATTACGGGTTCTCGTGTTAAGCTCAAGATTAAGGCGGGTAGTCAACATGGAGATGATTTACGTATCCGCGATCAGGGCTTGCCGATGCTCAATAGTAGTAAAAAGGGCGATCTTTATGTGAAGCTTCAGGTGTCGATTCCTGAGAAGATCTCTGGTAAGGCGAAGGATCTCTTAAAGGAGCTTGAGCGTGAGCTTAAGGTGGAAAAAGAGCCTCGACCGGTGCGTCTAAAAGATTTAAAATAG